Below is a window of Ahaetulla prasina isolate Xishuangbanna chromosome 1, ASM2864084v1, whole genome shotgun sequence DNA.
CAATGGTAAGCTAGAATGATAGAGTTCTGGTTTATCTGGAAATAGTCGCTTGTATGCTTGTAGTTTGTAAATGCTAAATTCTTGTAGCTTCTGTTGCAGTGAAATGCAGTTCTCTGATTTGGTGAACTTTATGGTTGTTTTATACAAACCAAGATTTctgtttcattcattcagttGTTTCTACAGATTACAAGCCAGACATGCCTGCATTGGTTATAAAGATAAACCACTGATGGAATTTTTGCTTCTTGATTATAAGTTAACCATAATTTTGTAAATGAGGCCATTTTCTAATGCTCTAAAGTTCAAATGTCTGAGTAAAATAAAGTACCAATATGTTTACTCTATGCATAGAGGCCTTGCTGAAGTGGCTATTTTTGGTCCTTATACTTTTGAACAATAGATAGTATTAGAATTATTATTCTGATAATGGAGTTTGCTGCTTCTAATCCTTCCAGTCCTTGGCAACTGTCATGGATATCTGTGTATTCTAGCTGGCAAAAAGGCTGAAGTAAGGAATCTAGTTAATCTTCCTTTCAGTAAATGATTTTAatgatctgttgttgtttttcatggTCCTACCTCCTCATGGCCACTGGTCCCAGAGCAATTTGTTACTTTAGTCTCCATTAGCAATACAaattaaacagcaattagaaaacTAGTAGATTccctttttattaattttacttggGAGAAGTGCTACTGAACTCAGTAAGATGCTTCCAGGACTTCTGTACGTTATTCTTACCTTCCCTTTACTTGGTCCTCACAATTAAATTGATTTCACATATCATTTATTGGattctaattttaattgtatatctAATCAACATACACCATGATAAAAACTGAAGAGTGCAACCCTATACAAGTTAACTTAGAACTAGATTTAATGAGCTTACTTTTGATGCTTATAgggctggcatataaatttgggcttttcaaaaaaaaaaaaatctcacgttACATTTCCATTTGTATTTTAGATTACTGTTGACTTGCCTCTGTCAATCTGAAGTGGCTAATATATGGGTGGAGAGAATCAAACAAAGTCTGTCCGTCTATAACTGTTTCTGCTTTATCATGTCTAGTTCTACAAATGGTATGCTAATACatgaagaatgtattttattgCATCATAGAGCATTTTTAAAGTAAGGAAAAATACACAACTCCTAATACAGGAATCAACTATTTTTAAATTACTTGTAGGGAAAACTTGGCTTAAAGCATTTTTAGTTAAGAAACAAAGAATCCATGATATAGcgaaacccaggggtgaaatgctcccgggttGGACTGGCtcgcacgatccagtagcgatggcggctgctggttcggaggaccggtagcaaaaatccctggccccacccccctgcttTTGCTGAGCTGCactatcagcagagggtttttttttacttttaaaagcaggttttttttcagccgaaacatgcctttaaaaataaaaaataggctttgaggatcctgcccctcagctgagatcgtcagagcctttaaacttaaaaaaaaaatttaaaggctcctctgacgatctcacctgagttcctcatcagcagaaccttaaaaaacatgttttctgtagaaaacatttagaaaacctccttttaagagattctaaggcacttgccTAATTACTGatcgaacgcatggcttttttcccagcccgaaagccccagtttcactttcagcactagacagaatcagttgtttagctaatctatttcatcactgagcagctaatgctggctggctttgctggctgaggaactctgggaattgaagtccacaaaccttaaagttactaaggttggagacccctgatctaaaaaatataaataaaataaaataaaataaaaaaataaaatatttgtgcagctttctgagatttggtgtgtttctgtagtgtttcactctaactacacaaacacacaaaatctcaaaaagctgtatgtagtattttgtgtgtgtgtgtgtgtgtgtgtcgggttgtgttgtgtgtgtgtaaagtgtgaaagttggtttttggtacctcttattgttttttatactttgtttattatttttattatttattgttattggccatgcccacccagtcatctaaccaccaagccacacccaccaattaagccacgcccacagaaccagaagggaaaatttttagatttcacccttggcaaAACCATGTGAATCAGTGGAGTAGTTTTTGGTGCCTTCTTTTCCTACGGTTATAATACCTTTGGGTTGTCCATAACATGCTATATTTACATTAATATAAAATAGGAATGTGATTAGATCTTCATAAAGTACTCTTGGCATTAAATTTACAAACTGAAGGAACAATGAAAACATCTTTCTGGAATCTCTAGCAATCCAAGTCTTTGGTAAAACGACCTTGAGTGCTATAAGTGGCAcagattttctgatttttttgaattgtcttaaatatattttaaaaggtaaacaTAGGCTAAAAGGGGAAGAGTGCAAGATATGAAAGGAAAATGTGTAACATTTCCAATTGAAAAGttgtagatagatgatatatgcaTGCCCTTTCATACTCCAAAGCACATTTTGGCCTTGAAATCCAAAGTGCTGTTCTGATATTTAGTAATAGCATTAAACTGATGTTTGGAAATCCACATTCTAATTCTTAATGCTATGCTTTATTTTAACACTCCTGCAGAGTGagttgaaaaaagaaatataaaagttaagaaaaggggggaaaaaaccactaCTTGGGTTACACTTCTGgtcattttgtatttatttagctgaaaataaaattatatttgattTACCAATACTGTGTAAAGATTCTCAAAGCAGCATATATATCCAAATTGCTATTAGTAATATAGTAGTATATTGCAGTAGTAATATAGTAAATACTATACAGTAGTATACTAGAGCAtactaaaatattttgcttttgtattttatgtGGTCTTAATTTAACTGTACTTTAATTTTTGTTTCAGTGGACTTGCTGGTGAAAGTGGGTGAAGTGGTTGATAAATTGTTTGATTTGGATGAAGAATTAATGATAAACTGGATTAAAAAAGATTCTTGTCCATCAGCGGAACAGCCCACAGATGATTCTCCAGATGATGTTCCTGATTTTAAAATTCTACCTTGTCTGCTTGAAGCTGCAAAACAAGTTTGGTAAGCATCTATCAGTATGCATGCAATATAAGGTACTTTTTCATATTGGACAAGTAATGTTCAggttcattttacctgccttttgTAGCAAAAGACCACCAAATCATGTcgattttaaaatggaaatgttGGAGTTTTATTCTCTTGGAGATCACTGAATGGGATAGAAAGATTTcaataaatatttgcttttttcaGCAAAATGTCCCCCTTCAACTCTGAGTTTTCTCATATGGATACAGAGACACACAAATCTTTCTTAATGAATAATTCTAACTAAAATTCATAATGCTTTACTGCAGCTCAGATAACAATTCTGAAGGACTTGAAGTTTATATGCATATTCTACAGCTGCTCACTACAGTGGATGAAggcattcaaacaattggtatGTTTTCTAAAGCATGTAATGACAAAGTATTTGTAGAGAGTCCTttaataaagaattttttttcagagATTGCCtaattttttcctcatttttcagTCAAATCTTCTGATAGAGGAAAGGAAACATGGAGCTTGCTGTATAATCTCTTTTGCAATGAACTCTGCCAGCCAGATGATCCACCAATTATTGTTCAAGAACAGAAGACCCTATTGGCTTCTATTTTATCTGTGCTATCAGCCATTTTTGCTTCACGGACAGATCAGGACTATGTCAAGATGGGAAAGAGTAAGTGTTATACCTGATATATTACAAAAGTCGAAATGGTGGGGAATATAATCACAGAATTTCAAAATGGAGTATTTGAAGGATGGCATAGGTCAGAGTGGAGTTTGGATAATTGAAAAATTTGCAGGACTATATTCAGTTCAGTTTACACGTGAACCATGACTATTGCTACTCACAAGTGGTAAATTTGCTGTAGCTTGAGTTGTTCCTTTTTTAATGGTAttaatttcctaatatttctgcTAGCAAAAGTCATCATCTTGTAAGTATAATTCGTTTTCTTTATGCCCAATTGATTTTGAATCACTTTGTTCTAAATTTAAGACTGGATTCTGTTTATATCTTGATTATAATTGCTTGAGTTCATTCATCAATATGCTTTTTTGTtctttaatgtttttctttttctttcatgccaAAGAAATAAACAGTTCTCTCATGAATGCTTTATTGCAATCCCACTCTGTCGATTATGAAATCTCAAGAAGTAAACTGATTTGTAAGAATCTCTTAATTCACATTAGCACTTCGGTTTACTTGAATTGCAATAATAATAGGCCATTCAGCCTCTACTCTCATTGGTCTGGAAGTTCCTCTAAGCAGTCTTACAGTTATTGGATTGTGATCGGCATTAATGAAACTAGCAACTTGCACATCTATAAAATTGATTAATGAGCTAGAGATATAGCCCACTGTGTACTTGAGTAAGCTTAATGAAATAAATCTCTCTAAAGAACATGTTTTTCAATACATCTAAAAGAGAAAAGATTGATGTAAAAGGGTCCCATTTTTATCTCCCAATATCTAAAATTTCTCTCTGCAGTTTCaagaactaaaagaaaaatagttcataatattttatttattgtcattTGGACATAAATTGAATCTGTTGTTAATTTTCCTATATTCTATTTGAATAAATATGTATGCTAAATATCCAATTTGCCTGAGGCCATAGATTTTTGACTGAAATGATAACATTCTAACAAATTGACACTGTCCTTTTTAATATAGAATATTATAAGACGTGTGCATTTcctctaatatttttttcttttaaatggtcTGTTTTGTCTGTAAATATTTATGGGAAATATTTTCATTTGATCTATAATCAAATATAGTTATTAGGTTAATTTGTGAAGAAAGAACTGTTTCTCTTTGTTCATCTTTTGTCTGTTCTGGATCTTTTTTAGATTGTACTGATACCATCAATGACTCCAAAGTCTACTTATTTTAAAACCTACTTCGCTACTAGGAATTCCTCTTTTTCCCCGAAATActttcattcataattttaaatttttttgcattttagatCTGGCTCTGATTGACAGCGTGATTAGAGTGTTACAAAATATGGATGAATGTGAGAAGAGATCTGTAGACAGCGCAAAGAAATCCCAGACAGAAGAGTGTGAGAAATTGGAAGTAGTTGATGAAGATTTCCATTTAAAAATCTTGAAGGACATCTGTTGTGAATTACTCTCCAATATGCTCCAGGAATTATCAGAGGTATAAAAAGTAATCATATAAACTTGAAAGTTAAGGAATGGTTTCAACCCAGGTTTTATCACTATGGTAGTGTAGTAATAAGTATCCATGTATGCAGTAAAGGAATATatctttaatgttttatttatttatatcctgcctttattattgttacaaataaatcaaggccagaaacatatccaacatatcaTCCTGCTCCTGTTCCCCACtacaacaagagagagagagagagggagggagagagagagagagagaaagagaaagtaggAGATGACTAGGCTGAATTGAGGGTGGGGTAAAACACATCATCAGTTTGGACTCACTATGCTCTTGCAAGAGAGCTAAGtctgatgatgaagatgaagactattgcttgacatagtgtaagccgccctgagtctttggagaagggcgggatataaatgcaaataataataaaaaaaaagtccagttctcCTTGAAGTACATTGACAGTTATCTATCACAATTTTTGCTTCACTGACAGTAGATGAGATTTTTTTGTGTAGGTAGCAAGGAATAAACTCGTAGTACTTTTGAAGTGTATCCTAGCTTCTTATTTCTTGGACCTGACACCAGCTGActcatggctaaga
It encodes the following:
- the SAAL1 gene encoding protein SAAL1, with product MDRNPSPPSSDSEEEDVAAGDSIGNTVYSKHWLIGVLEKLIEDTSKLNNEEEQMELDEEMENDICKVWDMSMDKDVALFLQEFKAPDIFMVFLAKSKCPRLTEICVGILGNMACCQDTCISISKDENLGQVMLHRLCDSDSPTLLETSRLLLTCLCQSEVANIWVERIKQSLSVYNCFCFIMSSSTNVDLLVKVGEVVDKLFDLDEELMINWIKKDSCPSAEQPTDDSPDDVPDFKILPCLLEAAKQVCSDNNSEGLEVYMHILQLLTTVDEGIQTIVKSSDRGKETWSLLYNLFCNELCQPDDPPIIVQEQKTLLASILSVLSAIFASRTDQDYVKMGKNLALIDSVIRVLQNMDECEKRSVDSAKKSQTEECEKLEVVDEDFHLKILKDICCELLSNMLQELSEENILEGLKQGHINEEKCSCAFQNLLPFYSSSVESFLEVLHGADQTLADNLSKSFPSLKLQA